In Syntrophobacterales bacterium, a single window of DNA contains:
- a CDS encoding PIN domain-containing protein — protein sequence MKYLLDTCVISELVKKDPHPAVIRWMDAGDESRMYLSVLTLGELIKGIAKLPDGEKREKLQSWVSNDLAL from the coding sequence ATGAAATACCTCCTGGATACCTGCGTGATCTCGGAACTGGTGAAGAAGGATCCCCATCCGGCGGTAATTCGTTGGATGGATGCCGGCGATGAGAGCAGGATGTATCTGAGCGTGCTGACCCTCGGAGAGCTCATCAAGGGGATCGCCAAACTGCCGGACGGCGAGAAAAGAGAAAAACTGCAATCATGGGTCAGCAATGATCTTGCGCTGTGA
- a CDS encoding type II toxin-antitoxin system Phd/YefM family antitoxin: MTKTNTRAKDPAWQLQEAKSRLSQVVEHALREGPQTITLRGKPAVVVVSFERFQSLTRPSTSLREFFRKSPLYDTDLDLERSKDLSREFPL; this comes from the coding sequence ATGACGAAAACCAATACGAGAGCCAAAGACCCCGCCTGGCAATTGCAGGAAGCCAAAAGTCGCTTGAGCCAAGTCGTGGAGCATGCGCTGCGGGAAGGGCCGCAAACCATTACCTTGCGCGGCAAGCCTGCCGTGGTTGTGGTTTCCTTTGAAAGATTTCAAAGCCTTACCCGTCCCTCCACATCCCTGCGCGAATTTTTCAGGAAATCCCCTCTCTATGACACGGACCTCGACCTTGAGAGAAGCAAAGACTTGTCCCGAGAGTTTCCGTTATGA